In Blautia wexlerae DSM 19850, a single window of DNA contains:
- a CDS encoding phage holin family protein yields the protein MEQITNYVKPELIVVAIALYFVGMALKQAQAVKDKYIPLILGGISIAICAIYVFATCTCGTGQDIAMAIFTAITQGILIAGLSTYVNQIVKQANKDE from the coding sequence ATGGAACAGATCACAAATTATGTAAAACCAGAACTCATCGTAGTAGCTATTGCCTTATATTTCGTAGGAATGGCACTCAAACAGGCACAGGCAGTAAAGGATAAGTACATCCCGCTTATCCTTGGCGGAATCAGCATTGCAATCTGCGCGATCTATGTGTTTGCCACCTGCACCTGCGGTACCGGACAGGATATTGCAATGGCAATTTTTACAGCGATTACACAGGGAATACTGATTGCCGGTCTTTCTACATACGTGAACCAGATTGTAAAACAGGCAAATAAAGACGAATAA
- a CDS encoding DUF739 family protein produces the protein MAFDYNKLRGRIVEIFNTQSNFASAMGWSERILSLKMNGMCSWKQIDICKAIQLLKFTIEDIPIVCTRVGHYSVLTG, from the coding sequence TTGGCATTCGATTATAACAAGCTACGAGGAAGAATTGTGGAGATTTTTAACACTCAGTCGAACTTCGCAAGTGCAATGGGATGGTCGGAGCGCATATTGTCACTAAAGATGAATGGAATGTGTTCATGGAAGCAGATAGATATTTGTAAAGCAATACAGTTGTTGAAATTTACTATTGAGGACATTCCGATCGTATGTACTCGGGTAGGTCACTACTCTGTACTTACAGGATAA
- a CDS encoding helix-turn-helix domain-containing protein — translation MKKENTAIRLKTIMNMRGLRQVDILNLTVPYCQKYSVKMNKSDISQYCSGKTEPNQEKLFILGNALNVSEAWLMGFDVPMERTPYKAESVQNSSVSAQCKEIIEICNQLSPHNQRKVLAYSKNLLSAQQMEEDLLAAHARTDVEQTPEGVQHDLDIMNDDSKWEE, via the coding sequence ATGAAGAAAGAAAACACTGCAATTCGTTTAAAAACAATAATGAATATGCGCGGACTTCGGCAGGTTGATATTCTTAATCTGACTGTTCCATATTGTCAAAAGTATAGTGTAAAAATGAATAAGTCAGATATAAGTCAATACTGTTCTGGAAAAACAGAGCCTAACCAAGAAAAGCTTTTTATTCTAGGAAATGCATTGAACGTAAGTGAAGCATGGCTTATGGGTTTTGACGTTCCTATGGAAAGAACTCCCTATAAAGCAGAATCTGTTCAGAACTCTTCCGTCTCTGCTCAGTGCAAGGAAATCATAGAAATCTGCAATCAGTTGTCTCCTCATAACCAGAGAAAGGTTCTCGCCTACTCTAAGAACCTTCTCTCCGCCCAGCAGATGGAAGAAGATCTTCTTGCAGCTCATGCCCGGACGGATGTTGAGCAAACACCCGAAGGTGTTCAGCATGATTTGGATATTATGAATGATGATTCAAAATGGGAGGAATGA
- a CDS encoding MBL fold metallo-hydrolase: MKLTILGTGNAKVTKCYNTCFVLNKDKEYFMIDGGGGNTILKQLEDAGISWKEISTIFVTHKHIDHLLGIIWMLRMYCQGMARGQFGGEVTIYGHDEVISLLKQMAEMLLTPKETKFIGDKVHLEEVKDGEDRTILGHRVTFFDILSTKAKQFGFCMEYAEGKKLTCCGDEPYNECEQKYARNSTWLLHEAFCLFSQADKFKPYEKHHSTVKDACELAQKLEAENLILYHTEDKNISRRKELYTEEGRQYYKGNLWIPDDLETYKL; this comes from the coding sequence ATGAAACTTACAATATTGGGAACCGGAAATGCAAAGGTGACGAAATGCTATAACACCTGTTTTGTGCTAAATAAAGATAAAGAATATTTTATGATAGACGGAGGTGGCGGAAATACAATTCTGAAGCAGCTGGAGGACGCAGGAATCAGCTGGAAAGAAATCAGCACTATATTTGTGACACATAAACACATCGATCATCTGCTTGGAATCATCTGGATGCTTCGTATGTATTGTCAGGGAATGGCAAGAGGACAGTTTGGCGGTGAAGTGACTATCTATGGACATGATGAAGTGATCAGCCTGCTGAAACAGATGGCAGAGATGCTTCTCACACCAAAGGAAACGAAATTTATCGGAGACAAAGTCCATCTGGAAGAAGTAAAGGACGGAGAAGATAGAACGATTCTGGGACACAGGGTGACATTTTTTGATATTCTGTCTACAAAGGCAAAACAGTTTGGGTTCTGCATGGAGTACGCAGAGGGAAAGAAGCTGACCTGTTGTGGAGATGAGCCATATAATGAATGTGAACAGAAATATGCCAGAAACAGCACATGGCTTCTTCATGAGGCATTCTGTCTGTTCTCTCAGGCAGATAAATTCAAACCATATGAGAAACATCATTCTACTGTAAAGGATGCCTGTGAGCTGGCACAGAAACTGGAAGCAGAGAATCTGATTCTGTATCATACAGAGGATAAAAATATTTCCAGACGAAAGGAGCTCTACACAGAAGAAGGCAGACAGTATTATAAAGGAAATCTCTGGATTCCTGATGATCTGGAAACCTACAAATTATAA
- a CDS encoding DUF4258 domain-containing protein, with protein MALDILELRKLCIPKNIRITLHAAKRLEQRRIFLKDVIACIMNGEIIEQYPDDYPYPSCLILGISIEDKYLHVVIGNHESDLFLITAYFPSFDKWESDFKTRKENA; from the coding sequence ATGGCATTAGATATATTGGAATTGCGTAAACTATGTATACCTAAAAACATTCGTATTACACTCCACGCAGCTAAAAGGCTGGAACAGCGTAGGATATTCTTAAAAGATGTAATAGCCTGTATTATGAATGGAGAAATCATCGAACAATATCCAGATGATTATCCTTACCCCAGTTGTTTAATTCTGGGGATAAGCATCGAAGATAAATATCTTCATGTAGTCATCGGAAATCACGAATCGGATTTGTTCCTTATAACAGCTTATTTCCCCAGTTTTGATAAATGGGAATCTGATTTCAAAACCAGAAAGGAGAATGCATAA
- a CDS encoding efflux RND transporter permease subunit — translation MIKVGKWIAKHKILIIIIGIALLIPSYLGMAATRINYDVLSYLPDTLETVDGQDIMVDQFGMGAFSMIVVEDMELKDVAALKEKIEAVDHVKKVLWYDSVLDVSVPVEMLPKDLREAFFNGDATMMIALFDNTTSSETSMEAVTQIRKITSKNCFVSGMTGIVTDIKQIALKEMPIYVVIASCLSLIVLLLAMDSLVVPVLFLLCIGVAVLYNLGSNIFLGQISYITQALTAVLQLGVTMDYSIFLLNSYEENKKRFEGDKERAMAHAINATFKSVIGSSITTVAGFIALCFMTFSLGRDMGIVMAKGVVIGVLCCVTLLPALVLTFDGAIEKTTHKPLLPSFDKASAFITKHYKVWLIIFLVMLFPAIHGNNNLKNYYNIDKSLPSTLDSNVANAKLQETFDMNNVHMVLLKKGLTSKEKTEMLDQIKDVDGVKWALGMDSFVGAAFPDTMIPSNLKKMLESDEYEMEFICSKYKTATDEVNNQIDEIQKIVKGYSPESMVIGEAPLTKDLQDVTDVDLKTVNTISILAIFIIIMVVFKSISLPFILVAVIEFAIFVNMSVPYYQGKEVVFVASIVIGCIQLGATVDYAILMTSRYQKERGLGKSKKESIAIAHKTSMKSIVISGCSFFAATFGVGLYTQVDMIGSITNLLSRGAVISTLVVLFILPAMFMIFDSLICHTSIGFAKKKPAKEKKQ, via the coding sequence ATGATTAAGGTAGGAAAGTGGATTGCAAAACACAAGATACTGATCATTATCATCGGAATTGCATTGCTGATCCCTTCATATCTCGGTATGGCGGCGACCAGAATCAACTACGATGTACTGAGTTATCTGCCGGATACCCTTGAGACAGTTGATGGACAGGACATTATGGTAGATCAGTTTGGGATGGGAGCCTTTTCCATGATAGTGGTGGAGGATATGGAACTGAAGGATGTAGCTGCTCTGAAAGAGAAAATCGAAGCAGTTGATCACGTGAAAAAAGTACTGTGGTATGACAGTGTCCTGGATGTTTCCGTTCCTGTAGAAATGCTTCCGAAGGATTTGAGAGAGGCATTTTTTAACGGAGATGCAACTATGATGATCGCGTTGTTTGATAATACAACATCATCAGAAACTTCCATGGAAGCTGTGACGCAGATTCGTAAGATTACTTCAAAGAACTGTTTTGTCAGTGGAATGACAGGCATTGTTACTGATATCAAACAGATCGCACTTAAGGAAATGCCGATTTACGTTGTGATTGCTTCCTGCCTTTCTCTGATAGTGTTGCTCCTTGCAATGGATTCTCTGGTAGTTCCGGTTTTGTTTTTGCTCTGCATTGGTGTTGCAGTCTTGTATAATCTTGGAAGTAATATTTTTCTTGGTCAGATTTCATACATCACTCAGGCACTGACAGCAGTCCTGCAGCTTGGTGTTACCATGGATTATTCCATTTTCCTGCTGAACAGTTATGAGGAGAATAAGAAGCGGTTTGAGGGTGATAAAGAGAGGGCTATGGCACATGCCATCAATGCAACCTTCAAATCTGTAATCGGAAGTTCTATTACAACAGTAGCCGGATTTATCGCACTTTGCTTTATGACCTTCTCACTTGGACGTGATATGGGTATCGTAATGGCCAAGGGAGTTGTTATCGGTGTTCTGTGTTGTGTTACTTTGCTCCCTGCTCTGGTGCTTACTTTTGACGGAGCCATTGAAAAAACAACACATAAGCCGCTGCTTCCAAGCTTTGATAAGGCATCTGCTTTTATTACAAAGCATTATAAAGTATGGCTGATCATTTTCCTGGTAATGCTTTTCCCGGCAATTCATGGAAATAACAATCTGAAGAATTACTACAATATTGACAAGTCACTTCCTTCCACGCTGGACAGTAATGTGGCAAATGCCAAACTTCAGGAAACCTTTGATATGAATAATGTTCATATGGTGTTATTAAAGAAAGGTCTGACATCAAAAGAAAAAACAGAAATGCTTGACCAGATCAAGGATGTTGATGGTGTAAAATGGGCACTTGGAATGGACTCTTTCGTAGGTGCGGCATTCCCGGATACCATGATCCCAAGTAATCTGAAGAAGATGCTGGAAAGCGATGAGTACGAGATGGAATTTATCTGTTCCAAATATAAAACAGCTACAGACGAGGTAAACAATCAGATTGATGAGATCCAGAAGATTGTAAAAGGATACAGTCCGGAATCCATGGTAATCGGAGAAGCACCTCTGACCAAGGATCTTCAGGATGTTACGGATGTGGATTTAAAGACTGTAAATACTATCTCTATCCTGGCAATTTTCATTATTATCATGGTTGTGTTTAAATCCATTTCGCTTCCGTTTATTCTGGTTGCAGTTATTGAGTTTGCGATTTTTGTCAATATGTCCGTTCCTTATTATCAGGGAAAGGAAGTGGTGTTCGTAGCAAGCATTGTTATCGGTTGTATCCAGCTGGGAGCTACTGTTGACTATGCAATCCTTATGACCAGCAGATACCAGAAAGAACGTGGTCTTGGAAAGAGTAAGAAAGAATCCATTGCCATCGCACATAAAACTTCCATGAAGTCAATTGTGATCAGTGGCTGCAGCTTCTTTGCGGCAACTTTCGGAGTTGGTCTTTATACACAGGTAGATATGATCGGAAGTATTACAAACCTGCTTTCACGTGGAGCTGTAATCAGTACACTGGTGGTATTGTTTATACTTCCGGCTATGTTTATGATATTTGATTCTCTCATCTGCCACACATCTATTGGATTTGCCAAGAAGAAACCGGCAAAAGAGAAGAAACAGTGA
- a CDS encoding spore coat protein CotJB produces the protein MKTDCSQKQLLNRIDQVSFAVNDMTLYLDTHPCDEKALTYCHELVQERKKLLKEYAEAYGPLIIDITDQTGESIWKWMEQPFPWEKEGACR, from the coding sequence ATGAAAACAGATTGCTCCCAAAAACAGTTATTAAACCGTATCGATCAGGTCAGTTTCGCAGTCAATGATATGACTCTGTACCTTGACACACATCCCTGTGATGAAAAGGCTCTGACTTACTGTCACGAACTTGTGCAGGAACGAAAAAAGCTATTAAAAGAATACGCCGAAGCATATGGTCCCCTGATTATTGACATTACAGATCAGACCGGAGAATCCATCTGGAAATGGATGGAACAGCCATTCCCATGGGAAAAGGAAGGAGCGTGCAGATAA
- a CDS encoding spore coat associated protein CotJA yields MENYRMGCSGNRPYNRTCGMNMPQPSNRNMNSSECFVRNTTDCSCTIPGVKEKKHEMFSHLQYLEPAMAYVPCQKFTENFPLQYALNAGTIFPQLCKPFCGKRGIRR; encoded by the coding sequence ATGGAAAATTATCGGATGGGATGTTCCGGCAACCGCCCTTATAACCGTACCTGCGGTATGAATATGCCTCAGCCTTCAAATAGAAATATGAATAGTTCCGAATGCTTTGTCAGAAACACGACAGACTGCAGCTGTACTATACCGGGTGTCAAAGAAAAAAAACATGAAATGTTTTCGCATCTTCAGTATCTGGAACCTGCAATGGCATATGTTCCCTGCCAGAAGTTTACAGAGAATTTCCCACTGCAGTATGCATTAAATGCAGGAACCATTTTCCCACAGTTATGCAAACCATTTTGTGGAAAGAGAGGTATTCGAAGATGA
- a CDS encoding GH25 family lysozyme — MEIRGIDVSAWQGKIDWKTVADYGMGFAILRITEAGNVIDSYFEQNFSECRKYNIPVGAYKYSYAMTVAEIQSEAKKVVEVLNGRKLQYPVWLDLEWNNQRSLGAEQIHKLAEAFEKIITAAGYKFGIYCNVDWYLNVICSHLKKYDFWIARYPASDNGTLQERLRPDFGVGWQYSSKAKIPGISGTVDRNIFYKDYNEAKDIKKENTVMTKSEAINVVLGIAEEEIGYLEKKNNSKLDSKTGNAGSANYTKYWRDIKPSYQGQPWCAAFISWCFMKAFGLDNAKKLLKHWPYVYCPTLGVLFVKNANPKVGDIVIFKYGGTFTHTGFVTKVTGDRFWTIEGNTSGASGIVANGGGVCQKSYYNSNLPGTKFCTPDYSIVLSADKDETDKTTNPEGGSYMFNPETVKAGDKNTSVLLLQEILRARGFKGKNGKALKLTWTADANTIYALKAYQESRKEVLEVDGICGSATWKDLIAI; from the coding sequence ATGGAAATAAGAGGAATTGATGTATCTGCCTGGCAAGGGAAAATTGACTGGAAAACAGTTGCTGATTACGGCATGGGGTTCGCAATCCTGCGGATTACAGAAGCGGGAAACGTGATAGATAGCTACTTTGAGCAGAACTTCTCTGAATGCCGGAAATACAATATCCCGGTTGGGGCATATAAGTATTCCTATGCTATGACAGTTGCAGAGATACAGAGCGAAGCCAAGAAGGTCGTGGAAGTTCTGAACGGGCGAAAACTGCAGTATCCGGTCTGGCTGGATCTGGAATGGAATAATCAGAGAAGCCTTGGAGCTGAACAGATCCATAAATTGGCAGAAGCATTCGAAAAGATTATCACGGCAGCGGGATATAAATTTGGTATTTATTGCAATGTGGATTGGTACCTGAATGTAATTTGTAGCCATCTGAAAAAATACGATTTCTGGATTGCACGTTATCCGGCATCAGATAACGGTACTTTACAGGAACGACTCCGGCCGGACTTTGGTGTGGGCTGGCAGTATTCCAGTAAAGCAAAGATACCTGGCATCAGCGGAACTGTAGATAGAAATATATTTTACAAAGATTATAACGAAGCAAAAGATATAAAAAAGGAAAACACAGTCATGACAAAGAGTGAAGCTATCAACGTAGTTCTGGGAATTGCAGAAGAAGAGATCGGGTACCTGGAAAAGAAAAATAACAGTAAGCTTGACAGCAAGACTGGAAATGCCGGATCAGCAAACTATACAAAATATTGGAGAGATATAAAACCATCCTATCAGGGGCAGCCCTGGTGCGCAGCGTTTATCTCCTGGTGTTTCATGAAAGCTTTTGGTCTGGATAATGCAAAGAAACTCTTAAAACACTGGCCGTATGTATACTGCCCAACCTTAGGCGTCTTATTTGTAAAAAATGCCAATCCAAAAGTTGGAGATATTGTTATCTTTAAATACGGAGGTACCTTTACCCACACCGGCTTTGTAACAAAAGTAACCGGAGACAGGTTCTGGACGATTGAGGGAAATACTTCCGGAGCATCCGGTATCGTGGCAAATGGTGGCGGGGTCTGCCAGAAGAGTTATTACAACAGTAATCTTCCGGGGACAAAATTCTGTACACCGGACTATTCAATTGTTTTATCTGCAGATAAAGATGAAACAGACAAGACAACAAACCCAGAAGGAGGCAGCTACATGTTTAACCCAGAGACAGTAAAAGCAGGAGACAAAAATACATCTGTGCTTCTCTTACAGGAAATATTAAGAGCCAGAGGCTTTAAAGGCAAAAACGGCAAAGCCCTGAAACTTACATGGACAGCAGATGCAAACACGATTTACGCTCTGAAAGCTTATCAGGAATCCAGAAAAGAAGTTCTGGAAGTGGATGGTATTTGCGGATCTGCTACTTGGAAAGATTTAATTGCGATTTAA
- a CDS encoding TetR/AcrR family transcriptional regulator — MGKLELNKKKKKDALFNTAFELFTTKGLTKTTISDIVDQAGVAKGTFYLYFKDKYDIRNKLVSHKTGELFFRAHEAVQNAHISEFDRQVHFIIDYILTELNKDRTLLLFISKNLAWGVFKGAFEEKMPDDEYNFYQSYLDMLAQSGLHYKNPELMLFTIIELVGSTCYSCILYQQPVSLAEYRPYLHRTISGIMETFSQDHTTCEVLSSDTKTHVDHTA; from the coding sequence ATGGGAAAACTGGAGCTGAATAAAAAGAAGAAAAAAGATGCTCTTTTCAACACTGCCTTTGAACTTTTTACGACGAAGGGACTTACCAAAACTACAATTTCAGATATTGTAGATCAGGCCGGGGTTGCCAAAGGGACTTTTTACCTCTATTTTAAGGATAAATATGATATCCGGAATAAACTGGTTTCCCACAAGACCGGAGAATTGTTTTTCCGGGCCCATGAGGCTGTGCAGAATGCACATATCAGCGAATTTGACAGGCAGGTACATTTTATTATAGATTACATTCTTACTGAGTTGAATAAAGACCGTACTCTCCTGCTGTTTATTTCAAAGAATCTTGCCTGGGGTGTCTTCAAGGGTGCTTTTGAGGAAAAAATGCCTGACGACGAATATAATTTTTATCAGTCCTATCTGGATATGCTTGCTCAAAGCGGACTACATTATAAAAATCCGGAACTGATGCTCTTTACGATCATTGAGCTGGTAGGTTCCACCTGCTACAGCTGCATTCTGTATCAGCAGCCTGTGTCTCTGGCTGAGTACCGTCCTTATCTGCACAGGACTATTTCAGGAATTATGGAAACTTTTTCACAGGATCATACTACATGTGAAGTTTTGTCTTCCGACACCAAAACACATGTGGACCATACAGCATAA